The following coding sequences lie in one Ostrea edulis chromosome 8, xbOstEdul1.1, whole genome shotgun sequence genomic window:
- the LOC130049176 gene encoding uncharacterized protein LOC130049176, whose amino-acid sequence MIFTSPEQVSERIRVNFIFFIVRVLMWTEMEDKHQNLIKANYTILVKKMMAIRVAEHLYASNIITDEMRQRIEAEKTSYDQSRKLISIILRRGSRAFVGFRMALMKANQADLSRLLMNNDDDTKSEYEKKLAMARSLVIPTKERGDSGNQSKKATHPQSQEPRCRISLDDFNDLFLTVMPYKGTVYVHIRHLAESHGRLIATKKGVTFPLARWLKFESLLPDIQDYIDNIGKENGEVQWHIGGGVFVSLSPGYPTVDIRHFWKPDDAPEPIPTKKGVTLNGNKLARLRDALEEIHESVPELKDTELCMFSESHQNQLGMLDCPECTPFGYDAQDNMSKECNVGDLQDVKSIESDLD is encoded by the coding sequence ATGATTTTCACCAGTCCTGAACAAGTCTCAGAGAGGATACGGGttaacttcattttttttattgtgagaGTTTTGATGTGGACAGAGATGGAGGATAAACATCAAAACCTTATTAAGGCAAACTACACTATATTGGTGAAGAAGATGATGGCAATTCGAGTCGCGGAACATTTGTATGCTTCAAACATAATTACCGACGAAATGAGGCAACGCATAGAAGCCGAGAAAACCAGTTACGACCAAAGCAGAAAACTGATTAGTATCATTTTACGTCGAGGATCGAGGGCTTTTGTGGGATTCCGAATGGCCTTAATGAAAGCCAATCAAGCTGATTTATCGAGACTCTTGATGAATAATGACGATGATACGAAGTCTGAATACGAAAAGAAATTAGCTATGGCAAGATCTTTAGTCATTCCTACCAAAGAAAGAGGAGATTCCGGAAACCAATCAAAGAAAGCTACACACCCTCAGTCTCAGGAGCCAAGATGTAGGATAAGTCTGGATGACTTTAATGACCTGTTCCTCACCGTCATGCCTTACAAGGGAACGGTTTACGTTCACATTCGCCATCTCGCAGAATCCCATGGTCGTCTCATTGCCACAAAGAAAGGAGTCACCTTTCCTTTGGCTCGTTGGTTAAAATTTGAATCCCTTCTTCCAGATATCCAAGACTACATAGACAACATTGGAAAGGAAAATGGAGAAGTGCAGTGGCATATTGGCGGAGGCGTGTTCGTCTCATTGTCACCCGGCTACCCTACAGTGGATATAAGACACTTTTGGAAGCCCGACGATGCCCCAGAACCCATACCGACAAAGAAGGGTGTCACTTTGAACGGAAACAAACTAGCCAGACTTAGAGATGCCCTTGAAGAAATACATGAATCTGTTCCAGAGCTCAAAGACACCGAACTCTGTATGTTCAGCGAATCTCATCAAAATCAACTTGGAATGTTAGACTGTCCCGAATGTACCCCGTTCGGTTACGATGCCCAAGACAATATGTCCAAGGAATGCAATGTGGGAGATTTACAGGACGTGAAATCGATTGAGAGTGATCTTGATTGA
- the LOC130049737 gene encoding uncharacterized protein LOC130049737 translates to MSNYTDYLKDLYYTPGKPGAFAGPEKLYQAVKQEGKYKIGRRRIRQFLNNEDSYSLYKPIRKTFPRSKVIVNTIDSMWDGDLADVSNIASHNDGYKFLLVLIDIFSRYLFIVPLTNKHHQNIIDGLKSVFQTGRKPHTLRTDKGSEFKNRWVKTFLKKEGINVIYTQNETKANYAERVIRTMKNLMYRYFMKNKTYRFVNVLQDLVKSYNNRPHRSLGGNAPLTVNQGNADEIRLDAYLAGTKPKSDLRKKNGNQHTSKKTMKKRVKPFFKLKVGDNVRISQLKHPFQRDYQQKWTEEFFKVVKRYKRGQIPVYKVQDLADDPIEGTFYQSELQKVVKSEDVAYRVEKILKRRRRGKTKEVFVKWEGWPKKFNSWIPESSLEKQ, encoded by the coding sequence ATGTCAAACTACACGGATTACTTGAAGGATCTCTACTACACTCCCGGGAAACCGGGAGCATTTGCTGGTCCCGAAAAATTGTATCAAGCCGTTAAACAGGAAGGCAAATACAAGATTGGCAGAAGGAGAATAAGACAATTTTTAAACAACGAAGACTCATATAGTCTTTATAAGCCTATTCGTAAGACGTTTCCGCGCTCTAAAGTAATAGTGAACACAATCGACTCTATGTGGGATGGTGACTTAGCCGACGTCAGTAATATTGCATCTCACAACGACGGTTACAAATTCTTATTGGTTTTAATTGACATATTTAGTCGATATTTATTTATAGTCCCCTTGACAAATAAACATCATCAAAACATCATCGATGGTTTAAAATCAGTTTTTCAAACTGGACGAAAACCACACACCCTTAGAACAGACAAAGGTAGCGAATTCAAAAATCGTTGGGTAAAGACGTTTCTGAAAAAAGAAGGAATTAACgtgatatacacacaaaatGAAACCAAAGCAAATTATGCGGAGAGAGTGATTCGTACCATGAAGAACCTTATGTATCGCTatttcatgaaaaacaaaacttacCGATTTGTGAATGTGTTGCAAGACTTGGTGAAAAGTTACAACAACAGACCTCACAGATCTTTGGGTGGCAATGCTCCCCTTACTGTCAACCAGGGAAATGCTGATGAAATAAGACTCGATGCTTATCTTGCGGGAACAAAACCAAAATCGGATCTGAGAAAAAAGAATGGTAACCAGCATACATccaagaaaacaatgaaaaaaagaGTAAAACCATTTTTCAAGTTAAAAGTTGGAGATAATGTCAGGATATCACAGCTTAAACACCCTTTTCAAAGAGACTATCAACAGAAATGGACAGAAGAATTTTTCAAAGTCGTTAAAAGATACAAAAGGGGTCAAATACCTGTATACAAAGTACAAGATTTGGCAGACGATCCTATAGAAGGCACCTTCTACCAATCTGAGCTTCAAAAAGTTGTCAAGTCTGAGGATGTTGCCTATAGAGttgaaaaaattcttaaaagGAGGCGTCGTGGAAAAACCAAAGAAGTATTTGTAAAATGGGAAGGATGGCCTAAGAAATTCAATTCTTGGATTCCAGAAAGCTCTCTGGAAAAGCAATAA